The genomic region GGTCCAGCTGCTGGGCAGTGATGACATTAATGTTGTGACATGTGCTGCCGGCATCCTCTCCAACCTGACGTGTAACAACTACAGTAATAAACTCATGGTGTGTCAGGTACGTACCGTTGGGGAAACGCTTCTCTTCCTATTTGACCGTGAATGCCGAGGGTTTTCACTCGGTTGCATCTCCTCTGAAAACCAACGTCTTTGCCCTCTTTTTCACACCGATGCCCTCCCGGGTAGGTTGGAGGCATCGAAGCCCTGGTGCGAACGGTGCTCCGCGCCGGCGACAGGGAGGACATCACCGAGCCCGCCGTCTGCGCTCTGCGCCATCTGACGTCGCGCCACCAGGATGCCGAGATGGCCCAGAATGCTGTGCGTCTTCACTACGGCCTCCCTGTGGTGGTCAAACTGCTGCACCCTCCATCCCACTGGCCACTAATCAAGGTTACTGGAAATATCTTTATCCAAGTTTTAACTATTTACTCACCAATCATAGCAGATTACAGATGTTCCTCCTGTTCTGCTACCTTATCGGTATTGACTCTAAgcccttccttctctgtctAGGCCACGGTGGGTCTCATCCGCAACCTGGCTCTTTGTCCGGCCAACCACAGCGCTCTGCGGGAGCAGGGCGCCATCCCCCGGCTGGTCCAACTGCTCGTCAGAGCTCACCAGGATACCCAAAGGCGCACCAGCATGGGAGGCAACCAGCAACAGTTTGTGGTGCGTAACCATGCCAACAACCCGTAAGAATGTAACGTTCAGATGTTTGGTGTGTTTgattcccctcccccccttcctttttcaGGAGGGTGTGCGTATGGAGGAGATAGTGGAGGGCTGCACAGGAGCTTTGCACATCCTGGCCCGGGATGTCCACAACAGAATTGTCATCAGAGGGCTTAATACCATTCCACTTTTTGTCCAGGTGAGACTCGGCTAAGGCGGTAAGACACGCCAGGGCTTTGCGTTCAAGTGTCACCGTTCCCTCCGCTCTCCCCTCTCCAGTTGCTGTATTCTCCAGTCGAAAATATCCAGCGCGTGGCCGCTGGCGTTCTGTGCGAGCTGGCTCAGGACAAGGAAGCCGCAGAGGCCATCGAAGCGGAAGGAGCCACCGCACCACTCACCGAACTACTGCATTCCCGTAACGAAGGCGTGGGTGAGTCCGAGGAGCGGAACCGTCCGGCTTCGCTGTAACCTTCTGCTTCACATCGCGCCGCTTCATTGTGTCCTCTAGCCACCTACGCCGCCGCCGTCCTCTTCCGCATGTCTGAGGACAAACCTCAGGACTACAAGAAACGCCTGTCAGTGGAGCTGACCAGCTCTTTGTTCAGGACGGAGCCTATGGCCTGGAAtgaggtacacacacatacacacacacacacacgggccaaTAATTTGACATTCAGGATAACTTTTTCAGCTAGAAATCTTCTGCTAAGGTGGTTACATGGCAGCGGTACCGCCAACAGCCACACCTCCGCCATGGGACCGAGGCCACGCCTTTGACAAATATTGAATTTCTAAAATGATGTTGCTTGTTTTGATACGGTAACCATCGTGCAGCCTGACGGCCTTGCCTACGTGGGTCTTCGTCCGTCAAAGACGTCGAGTAGACGAGTGTTATGTTATTTATGGTCCATAGACTCAGATGTGTATTACGAGACTTATTTCTACTTCTTCTTTTCCAGACTGGAGAAATGGGCTTGGACATGGGGGCTCAGGGAGACCCCCTGGCCTACAGGCAGGATGGTGAGTGGCGTTGTATCACCTAGAATCAAACACGTTATCCTTATTGGAtattctgctgctctggtcGTAAAAGCCTGAAACATTTGGCTGTCACCCCTCCCCCGATCAGACGGAGGCTACAGGGCCTACCCAGCAGCCTACGGGCAGGATTCCCTCCTAGACCCCATGATGGAAGGTGCGGACTACCATGCTGATGCTCTGCCAGACCTGGGCCACCACACTGATCCATTGCCAGACCTGGGCCACACCCAGGACCTGATGGACAGTAACCAGCTGGCCTGGTTTGACACCGACCTGTAGGATTGGtaagaacccccccctccccatttaaAACTTACAAGCTTCCAATAAAATGAACGTTTCGGTGTTGACGAGAGCAGACGTTGTGTGCGCTTTTTTTGCAGTTGTACTTTGATAGAACCTGCGTAGAAATTGGCCCGGATTGTTTGAATCAGCTTTATGATTGGCCTGTAGAGTTGTCAaaggtggggaggaggaggaggcgtctTGGAAAGTGCCTGACaccagaaaacaaagaagaaggTTGCCACAGGAAGGTTTAAGCAAGtggaagcaggagcagagctTAAAGTACTACACATGGATCACACAATGGAGGTCTTGAGCAGGTTACCTGAACGGATGAGTGCACATGGGTTGATCTTAAGTTTGAAACACATGTTTTGGTTTTGCCTGtaatatcagtttttatttcttatattttttttattgatttgtttttgtcttaCTCATTCTTTGTTATGGTACTGACCCACCTTGCCTTCGCACTAGTCGTCTTCATTTCCTCTTCATTGCTAATCATTTgtaatttcctttcttttttcttttttttttttttttttacatatattaCACGTAGTGTTAAGTTATAGTGATATTATACAATGTTCCTTTTGGTTTATGGTCGAATGTGTAGAACACTAATAATCAGTTAAATTGTACTCTGACTTTAAGTGTAACATTGTGTAGTTTTTTTTATAATCTCAGAAATGGAGAATTATGCATTCTTAATATGTGCTTGTTGAAGCATAAAATATGTTGGTGTCACAAATGTTCTAAAGAGGGGTATGGGTGAAATTGAGGGAGGGTCGGGGGGGAAATCTAGAGACAAGTGTTTTATATACAGTATCACTGGTAGGTTAACAACTATTTTGTATGGCATCATTGGATGTGTGATAGAAAGGCTTCTATCATTGGTGGTCTGATAAAACCCAGTTTTATGTGCTATCAAGGGTAGCTAGGTTGACAAACCAGTTGTAGTCCTGCTGTGCTTATTTTGGAGACAAAGTTATGACACGGCTGAACAATAAAAtgccattttatttcattttgactCCAAACTGCGTCTTTTGTTTACCGTTTATCAGAGGAAAATTCGGCTCTAAATGTTTTCAGCCGACTTGGATTAGGACCAGGATTTTTAGTGTGTGAGGAAGAATCTGGAGATGGGATTAACTGAGTGCATCAACCCTGCTACCAAGATCTTAGCCCCCCCGCCCCTACCCTCATCACATCTTCGTGCcctcctgatgatgatgatgatggagcatctgaaagcaagaaaaacaacaaattttaCCTGTATTCTCAGTTGATGGGAGCCTGTTCACAGGAGAACGACCTCCCCGCTCTCTTAAATGGCTTATTTAAAGATGCAAATCCTGCTCAACTGATCTACAATTCCATTTGAATTTCTTTAGATCTACTTAAAATCCTAATAAAGAGTCTTTTTAAAGGTGCTGCATTTCCACCCTTCCAAAGTACCAGAGGGTCCTGGGCACCATCCTGTTGTTGGGATGGACGAGTGGATGTTTTTAAGTCCTTTATTGACATTAACATACAGTATAGTGCTTCTTTGAAGTGAGTCACATAACACATATTGGGGGCAAAAGCAGAGAGCATTATGGGTAAATGTACGAAGGGTGTATCTCATGTAGCTGCTGAGGAATCTGGCGAAATAAGGAGGGATCACCAGCGAGTCCTTggtgtgtgctgccccctgctgagcAGACGGGGGCATGAGCAGATGGCCTGTGAAGGAGGAGAGGCTCTCCAGAGTCccagctgaagctcctgtgTGGACCAAAGCcaggctgctgctccgctctgacCTGCGCTCCTGACAGAGGAGAAGATCTGGAGGTGCGAGCGGACGGGCCGTCTCTCTTCAGGAGGGATTCGATGGAGAACGGCCCACTGAACTTCACCTCACGTCGGTTCTGAACTCtgcgcgctgctgctgctgctgcttcgggGGCTTTAAGGCTCCCCTGGCCCCCCAACGTCCTGCTCCTGTTCTCCGCTTCCACCTTGGAGGCCAGCTcagggaagagctgcaggattcCTTTAAAGTGGCGCCGCGCCATCTTCGCTGTGATCTGGCTGGAGTCCAGTTTCCAGTATTTTCTTTTGCTGTCCAGTGAATCTGGAACCACTGGAATCTGAGAAAGACGGCAGATGTGAAGTTCCTCCATCAAGACACTCAAAGCACGTGAAATATGAAAGAGCCAGAGATCGAACGTCACCTTGACAAAACACTTGTTGGTGGACAAACAGACTCTGATGTTGTTCTCAAAAGATCTTCTGTTTTCAGACATGATTGGCATCAGATGGTCCATCAACTGGAaggcagcagctttaaattAGAGCCGGGCTCCTCACAGGGAAACTCACATGAAGAGAACTTGCCACCGTACCTGAGGAAAGGTCAGCATCTTCTCTGGAGCACACTGCAGCACCACGGCGATCTTAGCCAGGTAGGTGCTGCTCTTCCTGAAGAGACGCTGCTGGGAGCTGCCGACTGGAGCACACAGAGTCCCAAACGTCTCCATCCTGCTCTGGACCTTCAAGCTCGACACAGAACCCCAAGAGTcaactctccctcacacacactcacacggagGAGTGTGTTCACCGGCAGGCCGAGTGCTGAGGTGAATGTGTTGTCCGTGGATAGAACTCCTGATGGGACAATAGGACATcagagggtggagctgcaggttgATGAGGAGCGATTGATGCCTCGATGAGCCGTTATTGATGGAGGCGGAGCTACAGATCACAGCAACAGTCCCTCTTCAAAAGTTCATCAACATGGCTTCAAAAGTCTCTCTAACGCCACCGTTTGGTCTAAGATGAAGGGGAAGCAAAGATCATTTGATCTATAAATCCCAACCTCGATCCATCACATTTAACAGGAATCAATTAAAGAATAACCCATTTAGTTTCAGCCTCAATTGTTTGTTGTAAGTCAATCAGAAGTCTAGAGCATTAGCAAAGACGCAGCATCAGACAGCAGACTGACAAACAACTAAGAGCAAACAGATCAACAGAAACCTGCACAGCTTTAGCCAGAGTTCTTTTGTTGAGTGTGAAGCTCTGAGGACACCCCCACCCTAGAATCCTCACACCACTCTCACCAGAAACAAACAGCACCATCTTATTGAGGAGCGAGCAGATCCAGagtatgaatgaatgaattacaCTTGTTCATAAACAGTATAAATGTGCATAAAATGGAGATTTGAACTCAGCTCAGCTTTATCTTGCATTTAGCTTTAGGCTCTTTTGGGAGTTTTTGGGGTGAAATTCTTTTTCGTTCAGTTGTTGATTTTGTCAGTGAAGGACttttggagaagaagaagaaatgattttttaaaaagaaccaaATCACATCTATCCCTTACCCacattcctcctctgctgctgtggtccATTTAAGCGCAGTTTAAAAGAGAGATTTCATCGTTAGTTCAAACTAAAGCTTTTTAGACCCACAATGATGGGGGACAATACTGAAAAATTCCTTTTCCTGGAAGTTTATGTGGCTTTAAACCAGAATATGCTCAAGATGTCATTGCTGTCATGTTCCTCTCTGTtacctcatttaaaaaaaacctttacttTAAATATGATGTCATTAAAGATTTAGCAAATATAGATGGGTAATAGTTTGGGTTAAACAAAGCGCAACGCTTCAATGGGTTAAACGCTATTAGGAACAATCGCCTTGTTCCTTCAAATGGAAACCTGTCAAGTCAACTCCTGCCTGAGTTTGCATGAACTGTTCAGTCCAGCTGAGGTGTCGTTGCATCTGAAAGGGCATCAAAGATGCAAATGGCCTTTCTTCAttactgcagagaaaaggcagcATGTTTGATTTGAGAGGAACGACGTGCAAATGGCTGGAATGTGACACGAGTGCTCATTGGAATTCCTGTGTTGTGTATtgaataacagcagcagcatttataACATAAGGGTAAACCTAAAACATCTGATGTAAATGAGAAGCTTTGGGCCGAAACACTCGTGCAGACGGTGGTGAGGAgcgcacagctgcaggaggttgGTAATCAGGCCCACttctgcctgctcctcctggggTTTACACCTTTGGCTCTTGGAGAGCCCAGGGTTCCTCTAAAAATAACCTGACTGTGAGTTCATCGGGAAGATTGTCCAAATATCAGCCACTGAAATGTTGTCTAAAGCAGAGAAGAGCCTCTGGTGAGAGTGGTGTGAGGATTCTAGGGTGGGGGTGTCCTCAGAGCTTCACACTCAACAAAAGAACTCTGGCTAAAGCTGTGCAGGTTTCTGTTGATCTGTTTGCTCTTAGTTGTTTGTCAGTCTGCTGTCTGATGCTGCATCTTTGCTAATGCTCTAGACTTCTGATTGACTTACAACAAACAATTGAGGCTCAAACTAAATGGGTTATTCTTTAATTGATTCCTGTTAAATGTGATGGATCGAGGTTGGGATTTATAGATCAAATGATCTTTGCTTCCCCTTCATCTTAGACCAAACGGTGGCGTTAGAGAGACTTTTGAAGCCATGTTGATGAACTTTTGAAGAGGGACTGTTGCTGTGATCTGTAGCTCCGCCTCCATCAATAACGGCTCATCGAGGCATCAATCGCTCCTCATcaacctgcagctccaccctctgATGTCCTATTGTCCCATCAGGAGTTCTATCCACGGACAACACATTCACCTCAGCACTCGGCCTGCCGGTGAACACACTCCTccgtgtgagtgtgagtgtgtgtgagggagagttgACTCTTGGGGTTCTGTGTCGAGCTTGAAGGTCCAGAGCAGGATGGAGACGTTTGGGACTCTGTGTGCTCCAGTCGGCAGCTCCCAGCAGCGTCTCTTCAGGAAGAGCAGCACCTACCTGGCTAAGATCGCCGTGGTGCTGCAGTGTGCTCCAGAGAAGATGCTGACCTTTCCTCAGGTACGGTGGCAAGTTTTCTTCATGCGAGTTTCCCTGTGAGGAGCCGGGCTCTaatttaaagctgctgcctTCCAGTTGATGGACCATCTGATGCCAATCATGTCTGAAAACAGAAGATCTTTTGAGAACAACATCAGAGTCTGTTTGTCCACCAACAAGTGTTTTGTCAAGGTGACATTCGATCTCTGGCTCTTTCATATTTCACGTGCTTTGAGTGTCTTGATGGAGGAACTTCACATCTGCCGTCTTTCTCAGATTCCAGTGGTTCCAGATTCACTGGACAGCAAAAGAAAATACTGGAAACTGGACTCCAGCCAGATCACAGCGAAGATGGCGCGGCGCCACTTTAAAGgaatcctgcagctcttccctgAGCTGGCCTCCAAGGTGGAAGCGGAGAACAGGAGCAGGACGTTGGGGGGCCAGGGGAGCCTTAAAGcccctgaagcagcagcagcagcagcacgcagaGTTCAGAACCGACGTGAGGTGAAGTTCAGTGGGCCGTTCTCCATCGAATCCCTCCTGAAGAGAGACGGCCCGTCCGCTCGCACCTCCAGATCTTCTCCTCTGTCAGGAGCGCAGgtcagagcggagcagcagcctCGCTTTGGTCCACACAGGAGCTTCAGATGGGACTCTGGAGAGCCTCTCCTCCTTCACAGGCCATCTGGTCATACCCCCGTCTgctcagcagggggcagcacacaccAAGGACTTACTGGTGATCAAGCCAAGAAGATACTCACAGGGGCCTCGTGGCCTgttcccagcagaaccagtgcTGCTCCTCATTTCACCAGTGcccacagcagctacattagatACACCCTTCCAGCATTTACCCACGATGCTTTGCATTTTTGTTTGTGAGAGTTCATTTTCCTGCTACAGTCGCACTTCtccgtgtttgtttttgaataGATGCACCTGAACCACACTCTTAGTGGGTTTCAGACGTTTTAATTGACATGCTTTAGAACAcgatttttatttaatttttttaaaaaaaggggtgtttcttttgtgttcgGCATGAGCGCCGCCTGTCATTTTACACCACTGTGATGTAATATTGTGAAAACTTTGAACAATAAACGGCGGACTACATCTTTCAACCCTGCTCTTGTTTGCCCTCATGGTTCCTCCTAATCTCACCTATAAATGTGCTGGAGCAGAACGTGGACTTCAAACTCGGGTGGCGAAACGTGCAGGTTGACTGACCAGACAGACAAGGTTAAACTGAACAAATAGGTGAAATCTGTGCAACAAAATGGACTGGACCTGAGTAAGGAAaacctggggagggggggggggacagatgtgcaACAGATGCCAGGTATAGAGAGAACACCAACATTGCCATCTGTAACACACGTATGTTCAGGAGTTAACGTATAATCTGTCCATGGGCATCTTCAGATGTCCTCATATGAAGCTCTGGGCTGCTCTACCTTCACGTCTTGATGGAGCACTGGTAGTAATATGCAAGTTcatgtgaaataaatgtggagATAATGGTTTAGAGCAGGGAGGCTTAATGCATTGACGGCATAAAGTGTTGTCAGAATTTAGCATTGTCAGGGTAATTTCCTATTGACATCAGGAATTCATGCAGATAACATCAGATCGTGTGAGACAAACTGGGTGggtggggcagaggggggggtTGACACGGAGGCAGAGGTGCTGGGTGAGCTCAGCATTTGGCGATCCAGGCCCACGACATACTTCCACCATGCGGGATTACGGAGGGACGACCTAGATTGAAAGGCGGCCCTCTTGACCTCCGtggtttctctctctccccctctgctgaCTTCCCAACAGAGATTACAGTCAGCAGGTTTGGCAGCCAGCATGGCCGAGCATGTGaccagggggtgggggtgcatttttctgcttttcttatTATGCTCCGCCGTGTTTTGCACAGTGTGGTTATTCTCCGGAGCTGCTTCTTCAGGCCACAATGGAACTGAAACTCCCTTCGGGCATTTCTCAGTGCAGGCGCAGATGCAGTTCCAAGATCTTTAAATCCGAAGctcgtctgcctgcctgtgtttgtttttaaggatTAACTTCAGTTGCTGGTTTACTGGCTGAGTAAACTGGTTTAAACTTTAATCCCCCACACATAGACACACTTTGCCTTGTGCACAAGATCCCCATCACATTTGctttctgttgttgctctgtGAGCTTTATTTCCATATGTGTGCCGTTTCTCACCTTTTACTAATCTCTGCCCCGGTTCAGTAACTTGAGGTCACTCGCAGAGTCATgtttaaatgctgtttctgCCACTGTTCCAAGCAATTGAGCTCCTGAAGTCCCTCCTGACTGACTCTGACCTCTCCCACTGTATCCgtattttgtctgtgtgtgtgtgtgtgtgcacgtctacACGTTTCAACTTAATCCCAGACAGTTGTTAGCAGCTTGTTTACAGTGGAATAGcgcgggagtttgttgttgcaCAAAGGACAAAAGTACTAATATTAGCTCATCCATTTCCTCCCCGTTGAGAGTTACATCTTTGGAGTGGCTGAAAATAAGTTAATGGAAAAGCCCCAAGCTTTGCCAAGTACTATTACAAATGACTGACCCATGTGACTTAAACTAACACAAAATTCCACGAATATGTGTGAAGTAATGGTTATCAGTGCTGAGCATCTATGAAAGCAATATTTTAATCCGGGCTATTAAATATTCATCAATTTTACGTTGCAGAAAAACAACCGAGAGATGATAAATACACACAGTGCTTACTGAGGTGAATATGGAACGTGTTTTCTTTTCCCTAAAAATGCAGAGGAATAGTACTTCCTGACATCCAGGTCTTCGGTTTAAGGAACATTCAGTATCGTTAAGTCCTTAACAAGTGTCACTGACCTAACCCTTTCTAAGGAGATCAACCCCGAGCTGACGACCATCCACCATCAGAGATGTTCTCTGCTCAGTCACGTCTcactcgtcctcctcgtcgtcGTCGCTCCCGCCACCGCGCAGCTCCACCCACAACGTGTCACTTAAATCCCCCACGTCACACAAGCATTGACAGTGTACAAGTATGTTCAGTTTTTTTCGACCCTGTTTATCTTCTTTTAAGCTTTGTTGTCTTTAGGTTGGTTTACGCATTGCCACACAACCGGAGCATCTTCTTTTCGGCACTTATCTGCACCTAGCAATTATATCGCAAACGTTGCGTCCGTCGGGACTGGAAACGTGTGTTTAACGGCGACTGCAACATGTTTCCCGTCTCACCCACGCTGCACCGTCGTTGTAGCTGGCTTCAACTCGTAGCACAGTAGTAGTAAAGtatgaagaaaaacagacatATATGcagtaaacattttaaaatgctatTTAAAACCAATGACCAGTGACGCTTTGACCTATGAGTCCTATTTCAGGAGTGCCTTTGATTTACAACAGCAATATTATGGGATTATCACCTGCCTTTAAGGTGAGATAGGATTGTTTTTCATTACCTTGGGCTCAATAATGGATGATTAACAATGGTGCCATTTAGGTCAGGAATCATTGTGCTGTCCACCTTTTGCCCAAACATGCAGTCAATTATTAAAAGCAGGGTAACGAGCATGACTCCAAGAGCCATGTTAATCACCGTGTGTGTTTTGACAACATGGATTTTCCATCCACAGTTGTTCATGGTCCAGAGGTTTATTGCTGATATATTTGGATCCatttaaaggtaaaaaaaaaaaaaccagagcAAAAGTGGGCGGTTATAAGTGATTTTATCTTCAGTTTGCATCTAATTTGTCCATTCCAGGCTGCTATATGGCATCAAGTagcattattatattttattggGGCTGataaattaaaggaaaaatcCAGATTGATCCAATTGCATtgttaattagattttttttaaattaaaagttcCACTTAATGGCAAGCATTTGATTAAGAACGACCACTCTATGCAATGGGATGTTTGAAAGGCTGAGTACAAACAAAATGTTTTGATATCTGGGTATAATATCTCTTTTATAGTGCATGAGTTAAGTGTACATATTACCTTCTGTCATGAGTCTTTTGGTccagaaaaaggaaacacaattaATAATGAATGGGAATCAACAATGGAATGTATCCACAATAAACCTGTGTTTCACTATCTTAATCATTTCACAGCCTTTATTTATATGAATATCCTCCTGATTTAGTGATGAAGGGATTCCTGGTGTTGGTTGGATAGAAGTTTTCTTCACTTATATAATATaccaaaaatgaaacaaactcACCCCTCCTGGATAGAAGAAATAAGCCCACTcaaatatgaacacacacacccacacacacacacacacacacacacacacacacacatccttgcatTTCAAATTCTGTGGGTATTTTCCTAGACATATTGCTTAGTTCCCTGCCTGAACTATCCCTtctaacccccacccccagcccaaTTTTAACCTAAATTCTAAATTCA from Takifugu rubripes chromosome 12, fTakRub1.2, whole genome shotgun sequence harbors:
- the LOC115251861 gene encoding forkhead box protein C1-B-like, whose protein sequence is METFGTLCAPVGSSQQRLFRKSSTYLAKIAVVLQCAPEKMLTFPQLMDHLMPIMSENRRSFENNIRVCLSTNKCFVKIPVVPDSLDSKRKYWKLDSSQITAKMARRHFKGILQLFPELASKVEAENRSRTLGGQGSLKAPEAAAAAARRVQNRREVKFSGPFSIESLLKRDGPSARTSRSSPLSGAQVRAEQQPRFGPHRSFRWDSGEPLLLHRPSGHTPVCSAGGSTHQGLTGDQAKKILTGASWPVPSRTSAAPHFTSAHSSYIRYTLPAFTHDALHFCL
- the LOC101061193 gene encoding forkhead box protein C1-B-like; translated protein: METFGTLCAPVGSSQQRLFRKSSTYLAKIAVVLQCAPEKMLTFPQLMDHLMPIMSENRRSFENNIRVCLSTNKCFVKIPVVPDSLDSKRKYWKLDSSQITAKMARRHFKGILQLFPELASKVEAENRSRTLGGQGSLKAPEAAAAAARRVQNRREVKFSGPFSIESLLKRDGPSARTSRSSPLSGAQVRAEQQPGFGPHRSFSWDSGEPLLLHRPSAHAPVCSAGGSTHQGLAGDPSLFRQIPQQLHEIHPSYIYP